In Afipia carboxidovorans OM5, the sequence ACCTCTCCCGCAATCCGGGCCAGCGCCTCGCCGACCTGGCGCAGACATCTGTCGCCCTCGAGATGGCCATAGGTATCGTTGAACAGCTTGAAGTGATCGATGTCGATCATGATGAGCGACACCGGCCCGCCGGTCTGCTCGGCCTTGCGCCATTCGAATTCGAGGCGGTTCTGCAGCCCGCGGCGGTTGGCGAGGCCGGAGATCATGTCGACCGAGGCGATCACCCGCAGGCGTTCGTTGGTGGCGACGAGTTCGCGCTCACGCTCGCGCAATTGCGTCGCCATCCGGCCGAATGCGGTCGCGAGCGGCTGGAATTCGGGCGGCAGCCGCAGATCGGAGTCGGGCGCAGACAGATCGCCATGGCCGAAGCGCTCGGCGACATCGGTGATGATGCTGATCGGACGTATGATGAGGCGCTCGCCGACGAGCCAGCCGCCGAGCAGCGCAAACAGCACGAGCAAGCCGAGTTGCGCATAAGCAGTGCGGATGCTGTGGTCGATGTCACCCAGCATCTCCGCTTCGTCGATCGTCACGATCATTCGTGCGGAGGTGCCGCCGACGCGGGCGAACGTCACATCGAGGCGGCGGCCTTCTTCGGAATGAAACAGCAGCGAGCCGGAGTCCTTCTCGGTGTCGATTTCATGATTGCTCACCGTGGCAAGCAAACGCGGCTCCTTGAGCGGATGCCCGATCAGCGACATGTCCTGTTGCCGCGAGGTGGCAAGCACCACGCCATCGGCGTCGACCATCAGAGCCGAGAGCCCCGGCCGCTGGCTGCGGCGGCGCATCAGCTCGGACATCCATTTCAGGTCGATTGCGGCAATCAACACCGAACGTTCGCCCGTTGCGGTGCTGACGGCGGGAAGCGCAGCCATCAGGGTGGGAAGGTTGGCGGCGCGGCTGAAGACGTAATCGCTGATGACGAAGGCGCGCGCGTTCTTTGCGCGGGAGATATAGCTGCGGTCGCTGAGGTCGAGGCCTGCAATGCTTTCCGCTGTCGAGCAGGTAACCGTTCCTGCGTTATTCACCACCGAGATGCTGCGAATCCACGGCAGGTCGTAACGCATGCCGGCGCGCATCGCGGTGCAGCCCTGCGCGGCTGTGCTGGCCGAGCCATACAGAAGGGCGGAGGATTTCAACACCGCCTGCACGGTGAGAATGGTTTCGCGCTGTGTCGCGGCGGTGTGCCGCGCGAGTTCGGTCAGCTCGTTGTCGGCAACGATAACCTGCTGCTTGCGGCTTTCCTCAAGCAGGCGCACGCGGTCGAGCATCATCGGCACGACAAGAATGAGTCCGAGCAGGATCAGGCGCGCACGAATGCCGACAAGCGCCTTTAACTTTGACGTATCGCCGACGAAACTGGTAATCGACATTGGTATTTCCCGCCCCTGGCACCGGACCCTAGGGGAAAGGAATCAAGAAGAGTTTCTCCAACCCGATAAAGTTTGATGTAATTTGTCGCGATCGCAGGGTTTGCGGGCTGTGACGTCCGATGATGGGAAGCAATGACCGACAGTAACGCATCGGCAAACGGGCCGGATTGTGTGGAAGGATTTCGGGAGGTCGAGCGCGAGATCGCGCGCGCCTGCGCGGACGCAGGTCGCGACCGTGGCTCGGTGGAACTGATCGCGGTGTCGAAAACCTTCGATGCGGATGCGATTTCACCCGTCATCGCCGCGGGCCAGCGCGTATTCGGCGAAAACCGCGTGCAGGAAGCGAAAGCGAAGTGGCCGCCGCTGAAAGAAGCGACGCTGGATATTAAATTGCATCTGATCGGCCCGCTGCAGTCCAACAAGGCGCGCGAGGCTGTGATGCTGTTCGACGCCATCCATTCGGTGGACCGCGCGAGCCTTTGCGAAGCGTTAAGCAAGGAAATTAAATCCCGCGACCGGCACCCGTTGCTGTTCGCGCAGATCAACACCGGCGAGGAGCCGCAGAAGGCGGGCGTCGCGCCGCAGGATGCCGATGCATTTCTTGCGGCCTGCCGCGAGCGCTATGGCCTGACGATTTCCGGGCTGATGTGCATTCCGCCGGCGGAGGAAGCGCCCGCGCCGCATTTCGCGTTGACCGCGAAGATCGCCGAACGCAACGGCCTGAAGCTGTTGTCGATGGGCATGAGTGCGGACTTCGCGGTCGCGATCCAGTTCGGTGCGACGCATATCCGCGTCGGCTCGGCGATTTTCGGAAAGCGCTGAGCGTCATTCCGGGGCGCGAGCGAACCCGGAATCTCGCGCTTCATCTCGAGATTCTGGATTAGCGCGCCTGAAGTGGCGCACTGTCCGGAATGACAGCTCAACCAATCACGATTCTTGTCTGCGGTCCGATCCGCGCCAGCAACCGCAGCATTGCGTGTTTCGTCATGCTGACGCAGCCTGCGGTCGGCCCGAAATTATCGCGTGCTAGATGCAGGAACACGGCGCTGCCGCGACCGGCAATGCGCGGGCGGGCGTTGTGGTCGATCTCGATAATGAAATCGTAGAGGTGATCCTGCCGCATCAGCCGGTCACCGGGTTCGCCATCGGCAATGCGGGTCGGCTGGTTGTAGCGGCGATCGGTGGGGTCTTCCGACCAGGCGTCCGTAGCGGTGATGCGGCGGGTCGGCAGCGCCGTCCGTGGCCGCACGTGGCGGTCGCCCCGCCACCACAACCGCATCGGGTGAAAGGTGCCGCGCGGGGTGCCGCCGTCGCCCTCGCGCTTGTCGGCTAAAATACCCCCGCGGCCGAGGGCCACGGGAATCGCAATCCCCTCCAGCATGAGCCAGCCGCGCCGGCGATTGCCCGCTGCTGGCCGTATGATAATGAGCCGCACCGGCGCGTTTCCCGGGCGGGGACGGTAAGTATATGTATTAGCTCGGCTTCTCATGGAATACGCCGAACTCCTATCTTGCGCCGGCAAAGCAAGGTGCTATCCGGACATTGTTTTGCCCCGGTTCAGCGTCTTTGGTCGAGTTTCTTATTTTCATGACCCTCAAAGGATTCGATGCATGCCCACCGCTCGCAAGATTCTGATCGTGGATGATGATAGCGATCTGCGCGAGGCGCTGATGGAGCAACTCGCCCTGCATGAAGAGTTCGAGCCGAGCGCCGCCGACACCGGCGCCAAGGGTGCGCTTGCCGCGAAAACCGACTCGCCCGACCTCGTGTTGATGGATGTCGGCCTGCCCGACACCGACGGCCGCGAGGTGGTGCGCGGCCTGCGCAAGAGCGGCTTCAAGGCGCCGATCATTATGCTTACCGGGCACGATGGTGAATCCGACACCATCCTCGGGTTGGAGTCGGGTGCGAACGATTATGTCGCAAAGCCGTTCCGCTTCGCCGTGCTGCTCGCGCGAATCCGCGCGCAGCTGCGTCAGTACGAGGCGAGCGAGGATGCGGTGTTCTCGGTCGGGCCTTACAGCTTCCGCCCCGGCTCGAAGATGCTCACCGGCGCGAACAGCAAGAAGGTGCGGCTCACCGAAAAGGAAACTGCGATCCTGCGCTTCCTCTATCGTGCGGGCCAGCAGGCGGTGACGCGCGAAACGCTGCTGCAGGAAGTGTGGGGTTACAATTCCGGCGTCACCACGCACACGCTGGAAACCCATATCTACCGGCTTCGCCAGAAGATCGAGGAAGACGCCGCCAATCCCGAAATTCTGGTGACAGAGTCGGGCGGCTACAAACTTGTCCCCTGATCTGTGGCATAGCATGATGCGAGACTCATCTCATGGTCCCGCGTCGCGTTCCCAGCTCAGGTTCTTATGTCGATTGAAGACGATATCGCTCTGCTAGCCCGCGTGCCGGCGCTGAACCTGCTCGGCATGGCCGCGCTGCAGGTGCTTGCGATCGGCGCGGAGCAGCGCGATTACGGCCATGGCGATGTCTTGTTCCACCAGAACGATATTGCCGATGCCGGCTATGTGGTCCAGCGCGGCTCGTTCCGCATCGCCGCCGAGGGCGGGCCTGAAATGGTGGCGGGTGCGGGCGAGCTGATCGGCGAGCTTGCGTTGATCCTCGACATGCGCCGCCCCGCAACCGCGACTGCGCTTGAGCATTCGACCGTGGTGCGGGTGTCGCGCACGCTCTATCAGCGCGTGCTGGAAAGCCACCCCGAAGCCGCGCGTCGTATTCGCGACGATCTCGCCGCACGCACCAATGCAACGACAAGCGCGATTGCGCGGCTGACGTCGAAGCTGGTGTGATTGGTTTCGACGGCCGCGCCGAATTATCTGATCCGTCATGGCCGGGCATAGCCCGTCGAAGACGGGCGTGAACGCCCTGATGTCCCGGCTATCTACGTCTTTTTTCTGTACTGAAATTCCCAAGACGTGGATGCCCGGCATAAAGCCGGGCATGACGAGTAGTTGGTTCGTCTAAATTAAAGTGGCTTTCAGATATCCAGCACCGCCGTCACCGGCACATGGTCGGAGGGCCGCTCCCAGCTTCGCGCGTCACGCAAAATCCGGAAGTCACGCACCTTGTCGCCAAGCGCGGGTGAAACCCAGATGTGATCGAGCCGGCGGCCGCGATTGCCCACGGTCCAGTCGGCGGCGCGATAGCTCCACCAGGTATAGACTTTCTCGTCCATCGGAATGCGCTGGCGCGCGACGTCGATCCAGCCGCCTTGCGCCTGCACGGCGAGCAGTTTCTCGCATTCGACCGGCGTGTGTGAAACGACATTAAGAAGCTGGCGATGCGACCACACGTCGTGCTCGTGCGGCGCGACATTGAGGTCACCAACCAGAATATGGTTCGCGCCATCCTCCGCATGTAGCGGCGTGCAGTCGCGCATCTCGTCGAGGAAGGAGAGCTTGTGCTCGAACTTCGGATTGAGCGCCGGATCGGGAATGTCGCCGCCGGCGGGGACGTAGAAATTGTGCAGCACCAGCGGTGCAGCAAGGCCTGCACTTTCGCCGAACGCAACCGAGATGTGGCGTGAATCGACCTTGCCGCAGAACATGCGGATGTCTTTTGAAAGGAACGGCCGCTTCGAGACGATGGCGACGCCGTGATAGCCCTTCTGACCGTTCAGCGCGATGTGCTCATAGCCGAGCCGCTGAAAGCGCTTCAGCGGAAAAACGTCGTCGATGCATTTCGTCTCCTGCAGGCACAGCACGTCGGGCCGCCGGTTTTTCAAAAACTTGGCGACGAGATCGATGCGCAGGCGAACGGAATTGATATTCCAGGTGGCGATGGTGAAGGGCATGAGACGCGGAGGTTTGTGCGCGCGCCTTATCGCACAGGACGGCGGCGATGTCTAAAGCGCGCGCCGGTTGCGTGGATAACCTCAGTTCGAACCGCCCTGATAGGTGGTGTAGTCGATCTTGAACAGGCTCGGATCTGGCTTCTTCGACGCGTCGAGGTTGTAGACCGCAACCGTGGTGTCATAGCCCTGCGGGTCGGTGACGGTCCACTGCTTCAGCTTGTCGTCTTTCGCGCCCACCATCAGCGTCAGCCGGCTGGTGCCGGTGACCGCCTGCTTCTCCTCGATGGTGATGCTGATGTAGAGATCGTCGGCGCTGATGCCGGTGACGTTGGTGTCCTTCAATAGATCGATGTGTGAGGCGAGCAGATAGCGCAGCGGCGTCTGCGACAGCGGATAGACGTCCTGCGTCGCCAGGCGACGGTCGCGCACGATTACGCTGGTGCCGTCGGCAACGAGCGCGATCGGCGAAGGATCGTCATACTCGAAGCGGATCTTGCCGGGCTTGAGCATGTAGAAGGTGCCGGTGGTGCGGCTGCCATCGGGGCCGACCTGCACGAAATTTCCCGAGAGATTCTGCACCGACGATAGATAGGCGCTGACCTTGGCGGCGAGCGCGCGCTGGTTTGCATCGAACGCCTGCACGCGCGGCGCGGCACTGTCGTTGCCGAACAGCTTTTTCAGTGCCGGCAGAATCGGATTCGGAGCAGGTTCGGCAACCCGCTGCCGCGGTGTGCTGCTGGCGGAGGGTGCAGCCGGCGCGGGGGCGGGGGCAGGCTCGGAGGTCGCGACCTGCATGTCGCGCGCCTTCGGTGCCGGGCGCGGCAGCGGCACGGCTTCCGCCTCGGCAAACGCCGCTGCCGCGATGACGGCGGCAAGGGCAAGACGCGGCAGGGTTTTGCGGGCGAGAGACATGGGGCGGTTTCGACGGTTCAAGGAAGGTCCTGCCGGGCGTTGAAAGACGATGAGACGAGTCTAGCGGCCAGTGATGGCGTTTTCGCGACCCATTTTGTGGCTCGTTGTCCGATCCGCTGCGTGATCTTTGGAGACGGCGTGCTCAAAAGCCCTCCTCCTCCGGGACCAGAATTTCGCGTTTTCCGGCGTGGTTTGCCTGCCCGACGATGCCCGCTTCTTCCATGCGCTCCATCAGCGTCGCGGCCTTGTTGTAGCCGATCTGCAGCCGGCGCTGGATGTAGCTCGTCGAGGCCTTGCGATCACGTTTGACGATCGCGATCGCCTGCGCGAGCAGGTCGCCCTCGCCGCCGCCCATGCTCGTGTTGTCGAACACGGCGTTGCCGTCCTCGTCGGTTTCCTCTTCCGCGGTGACCGCTTCGAGATATTCCGGCGAGCCTTGCGTCTTCAGGTGACGCACGATCTTTTCCACTTCCTCGTCGGACACGAACGGGCCGTGCACGCGGCTGATGCGACCGCCGCCCGCCATGTAGAGCATATC encodes:
- a CDS encoding diguanylate cyclase domain-containing protein produces the protein MSITSFVGDTSKLKALVGIRARLILLGLILVVPMMLDRVRLLEESRKQQVIVADNELTELARHTAATQRETILTVQAVLKSSALLYGSASTAAQGCTAMRAGMRYDLPWIRSISVVNNAGTVTCSTAESIAGLDLSDRSYISRAKNARAFVISDYVFSRAANLPTLMAALPAVSTATGERSVLIAAIDLKWMSELMRRRSQRPGLSALMVDADGVVLATSRQQDMSLIGHPLKEPRLLATVSNHEIDTEKDSGSLLFHSEEGRRLDVTFARVGGTSARMIVTIDEAEMLGDIDHSIRTAYAQLGLLVLFALLGGWLVGERLIIRPISIITDVAERFGHGDLSAPDSDLRLPPEFQPLATAFGRMATQLRERERELVATNERLRVIASVDMISGLANRRGLQNRLEFEWRKAEQTGGPVSLIMIDIDHFKLFNDTYGHLEGDRCLRQVGEALARIAGEVSGFAARFGGEEFCLLLPKTDGIAAMEIGEQVRAAVESLEIPHSMSAFQVVTISAGMAAVAPGEASSVQELIEAADAALYAAKHRGRNTVAAHALVRREGSGFSLAS
- a CDS encoding YggS family pyridoxal phosphate-dependent enzyme, whose amino-acid sequence is MTDSNASANGPDCVEGFREVEREIARACADAGRDRGSVELIAVSKTFDADAISPVIAAGQRVFGENRVQEAKAKWPPLKEATLDIKLHLIGPLQSNKAREAVMLFDAIHSVDRASLCEALSKEIKSRDRHPLLFAQINTGEEPQKAGVAPQDADAFLAACRERYGLTISGLMCIPPAEEAPAPHFALTAKIAERNGLKLLSMGMSADFAVAIQFGATHIRVGSAIFGKR
- a CDS encoding L,D-transpeptidase family protein produces the protein MRSRANTYTYRPRPGNAPVRLIIIRPAAGNRRRGWLMLEGIAIPVALGRGGILADKREGDGGTPRGTFHPMRLWWRGDRHVRPRTALPTRRITATDAWSEDPTDRRYNQPTRIADGEPGDRLMRQDHLYDFIIEIDHNARPRIAGRGSAVFLHLARDNFGPTAGCVSMTKHAMLRLLARIGPQTRIVIG
- a CDS encoding response regulator transcription factor, translating into MPTARKILIVDDDSDLREALMEQLALHEEFEPSAADTGAKGALAAKTDSPDLVLMDVGLPDTDGREVVRGLRKSGFKAPIIMLTGHDGESDTILGLESGANDYVAKPFRFAVLLARIRAQLRQYEASEDAVFSVGPYSFRPGSKMLTGANSKKVRLTEKETAILRFLYRAGQQAVTRETLLQEVWGYNSGVTTHTLETHIYRLRQKIEEDAANPEILVTESGGYKLVP
- a CDS encoding cyclic nucleotide-binding domain-containing protein, which encodes MSIEDDIALLARVPALNLLGMAALQVLAIGAEQRDYGHGDVLFHQNDIADAGYVVQRGSFRIAAEGGPEMVAGAGELIGELALILDMRRPATATALEHSTVVRVSRTLYQRVLESHPEAARRIRDDLAARTNATTSAIARLTSKLV
- a CDS encoding exodeoxyribonuclease III; its protein translation is MPFTIATWNINSVRLRIDLVAKFLKNRRPDVLCLQETKCIDDVFPLKRFQRLGYEHIALNGQKGYHGVAIVSKRPFLSKDIRMFCGKVDSRHISVAFGESAGLAAPLVLHNFYVPAGGDIPDPALNPKFEHKLSFLDEMRDCTPLHAEDGANHILVGDLNVAPHEHDVWSHRQLLNVVSHTPVECEKLLAVQAQGGWIDVARQRIPMDEKVYTWWSYRAADWTVGNRGRRLDHIWVSPALGDKVRDFRILRDARSWERPSDHVPVTAVLDI
- a CDS encoding outer membrane lipoprotein carrier protein LolA, which encodes MSLARKTLPRLALAAVIAAAAFAEAEAVPLPRPAPKARDMQVATSEPAPAPAPAAPSASSTPRQRVAEPAPNPILPALKKLFGNDSAAPRVQAFDANQRALAAKVSAYLSSVQNLSGNFVQVGPDGSRTTGTFYMLKPGKIRFEYDDPSPIALVADGTSVIVRDRRLATQDVYPLSQTPLRYLLASHIDLLKDTNVTGISADDLYISITIEEKQAVTGTSRLTLMVGAKDDKLKQWTVTDPQGYDTTVAVYNLDASKKPDPSLFKIDYTTYQGGSN